From a single Lolium rigidum isolate FL_2022 chromosome 7, APGP_CSIRO_Lrig_0.1, whole genome shotgun sequence genomic region:
- the LOC124670948 gene encoding ankyrin repeat and SOCS box protein 3-like has protein sequence MLELLLRHQANPNTVVHLVYTPLSYAISASSLKCMELLIKAGADVNAGRPVVTPLIIAASYGFTCGIKCLLEAGADANIPDEFGRTAAQIAATNGWMDCVEILSPLTASAGTDDPLDANDGFALKVQGDAALEGNDYADALALYTKAIEIDPDDSTLYAKRSLCWLRMSEEDKALDDAYAYRAMKIDLSNSCYEQAAALILVKIKTRSCIC, from the exons ATGTTGGAATTGTTGTTGAGGCATCAGGCAAAT CCTAACACAGTTGTGCATTTAGTGTATACACCACTTTCATATGCTATCTCCGCTTCTTCACTGAAATGCATGGAACTACTTATTAAG GCTGGTGCTGATGTCAATGCTGGTAGGCCTGTAGTAACACCATTAATAATAGCTGCATCCTATGGCTTCACTTGTGGCATCAAGTGTTTGCTGGAAGCTGGTGCTGATGCAAATATTCCTGATGAA TTTGGTAGAACAGCAGCACAAATTGCTGCAACCAATGGATGGATGGACTGCGTTGAGATTCTTTCCCCTCTCACAGCCTCTGCAGGCACTGAT GATCCTCTGGATGCAAATGATGGATTTGCTTTGAAAGTTCAAGGGGATGCTGCACTTGAGGGAAATGATTATGCTGATGCGTTGGCTCTCTATACCAAG GCAATTGAGATTGACCCTGATGATTCAACCTTGTATGCAAAGAGGAGCCTTTGCTGGCTGCGTATGAGTGAAGAAGACAAAGCTTTGGATGATGCTTATGCCTACAGAGCTATGAAGATCGATCTATCAAATTCCTGCTATGAGCAAGCAGCAGCTCTGATACTGGTTAAG ATTAAAACTCGCAGCTGCATCTGCTGA
- the LOC124670949 gene encoding probable endo-1,3(4)-beta-glucanase ARB_01444 — translation MFPPAASTVLPDPARFFAPGLLSAPLPTNSFFQNFVLKNGDMPEYIHPYLIKSAAGGLTVCYPRRSHSASTIVQTFVADLTVSSPSETATAAGAQHHHRVAAFDDLSVTLDVSPSLRAFLVRGCPYVTVSTTAGISVATSAHAFVDAAPCDRTLTKWRLRMTSGQTFLLYADAPIQLSQSGDSQLSSACGFSGVVRVAYLPAAAMEADLDRYSQCFPTAGEAVLNRPFSIEYTWRTQGSGDLLMLAHPLHLQALYDDLSVRVLKDFRYRSIDGDLVGVVGSSWILNPGPISRYLSPTWHAKPGYTDDGVDEIVAALRKDVDCLASCPIMTSSCYLYGKAIARAARLALIAEEVRCPDVIPEVRRFLIAAVTPWLDGSFEGNGFLYEPKWGGLVTRQGLTDPGADSGFGIYNDHHYQLGYFLYAIAVLVRIDPAWGRKYKSEAYSILADFMTLARGSDAMCTRLRNFDLWKLHSWASGLTESGDGRSQERTGEAVNAYYGAKLLGLSYKDNSLITAGTTLTAFEILAARTWWHAPMEDGAMLYPDEFRRGNRVVNVVWANKRGEHPGSCPPERRLGVQVLPLLPITQALFSDVAFVRELVEWSTPALSRQGAGEGWKGFVYALEGIYDKDSALEKAMALSTAHDDGNTLTNLLWWLHSRSPPSNHASEWLTICLFRPQMVDALAKSLEGRAHGARGHAARR, via the coding sequence ATGTTCCCGCCGGCGGCGTCCACGGTGCTGCCGGACCCTGCCCGGTTCTTCGCGCCGGGGCTCCTCTCCGCTCCGCTCCCAACAAATTCCTTCTTCCAGAACTTCGTGCTCAAAAATGGCGACATGCCGGAGTACATCCACCCATACCTGATCAAATCCGCTGCCGGAGGGCTAACCGTTTGCTACCCAAGGCGGAGCCACTCGGCGTCCACTATCGTCCAGACCTTCGTCGCAGACCTCACCGTCTCATCGCCGTCCGAAACCGCCACCGCAGCCGGCGCTCAGCACCACCACCGCGTCGCCGCCTTCGACGACCTCTCGGTCACCCTTGACGTGTCGCCTTCCCTCCGAGCGTTCCTCGTCCGTGGCTGCCCCTACGTCACTGTGTCCACCACAGCCGGCATCTCCGTCGCCACCTCCGCCCATGCCTTCGTTGACGCCGCTCCCTGCGACCGGACGCTCACCAAGTGGCGCCTCCGGATGACCAGCGGCCAGACATTCCTCCTGTACGCCGACGCGCCGATTCAGCTCTCGCAGTCCGGCGACTCGCAGCTGTCGTCGGCGTGCGGGTTCTCCGGTGTGGTACGCGTTGCGTATCTACCTGCTGCGGCCATGGAGGCCGATCTTGATCGCTACAGTCAGTGCTTCCCGACGGCAGGGGAAGCCGTGCTGAACCGGCCCTTCAGCATCGAGTACACGTGGCGCACGCAGGGATCGGGGGACCTGCTCATGCTCGCGCATCCTCTCCACCTCCAGGCGCTCTACGACGATCTTTCTGTCCGGGTGCTCAAGGACTTCCGGTACCGGAGCATCGACGGCGACCTGGTCGGGGTCGTCGGCAGTTCTTGGATCCTAAATCCAGGCCCAATCAGCCGCTACCTGTCCCCTACATGGCATGCTAAACCGGGCTACACCGACGACGGGGTGGACGAGATCGTGGCCGCGCTGCGCAAGGATGTGGATTGCCTGGCCTCATGCCCTATCATGACCAGTTCGTGCTACCTCTATGGCAAGGCGATCGCCAGGGCGGCAAGGCTGGCGCTGATTGCGGAGGAAGTCCGGTGCCCAGACGTGATCCCGGAGGTGCGTCGGTTCCTTATCGCCGCCGTCACGCCGTGGCTGGACGGCAGCTTCGAGGGCAACGGATTCTTGTACGAACCCAAGTGGGGCGGGCTTGTGACCCGGCAGGGGTTGACGGACCCTGGGGCGGACTCTGGTTTCGGGATCTACAACGATCACCACTATCAGCTGGGTTACTTCCTGTATGCCATCGCCGTGCTCGTCAGGATTGATCCGGCCTGGGGGAGGAAGTACAAGTCTGAGGCTTACTCCATCCTCGCTGATTTCATGACTTTGGCGAGAGGAAGTGACGCGATGTGCACCAGGCTGAGGAATTTCGATCTCTGGAAGCTCCATTCTTGGGCCTCGGGGCTGACAGAATCCGGCGACGGGCGTAGCCAGGAGAGAACCGGCGAGGCCGTCAACGCCTACTACGGTGCCAAGCTCCTCGGTCTGAGCTACAAGGATAACAGTCTTATCACCGCCGGCACGACGCTCACCGCGTTCGAGATACTGGCGGCACGTACATGGTGGCACGCCCCCATGGAAGACGGTGCGATGCTGTACCCGGACGAATTCAGGAGAGGCAACCGTGTCGTCAATGTCGTGTGGGCGAACAAGAGAGGCGAACACCCCGGTTCTTGTCCGCCGGAACGCAGGCTGGGGGTCCAGGTGTTGCCGCTGCTGCCGATCACCCAGGCTCTTTTCTCAGACGTTGCGTTCGTGCGCGAGCTGGTGGAGTGGTCCACGCCGGCCTTGTCGAGGCAGGGCGCCGGAGAAGGGTGGAAGGGCTTCGTGTATGCCTTGGAAGGGATCTACGACAAGGACTCGGCGCTGGAGAAGGCGATGGCGCTGTCGACGGCGCACGACGACGGTAACACGCTGACGAATCTGCTGTGGTGgctccacagccgcagccctcccTCCAACCATGCTTCTGAGTGGCTGACCATTTGCCTGTTCAGGCCCCAGATGGTGGACGCATTAGCTAAGTCTCTCGAGGGTCGCGCCCATGGGGCTCGGGGCCATGCGGCCCGCCGGTGA